A stretch of the Vidua chalybeata isolate OUT-0048 chromosome 19, bVidCha1 merged haplotype, whole genome shotgun sequence genome encodes the following:
- the ITGB4 gene encoding integrin beta-4 isoform X10 produces MRRKMMNVLPRACARLLLLSLLCATGVCQWSKNNRCVLSRAKSCTECIRVDKDCSFCTDESFEEPRCDLRENLLRSGCGDASIVYTQGEMRTLKNSSINVSLQRTQVSPQAMYMRLRAGEEMSFNMDVFQPKESPVDLYILMDFSYSMSDDLDNLKSMGHNLADFLQALTSNYTIGFGKFVDKVSSPQTDMRPEKLREPWHNADSPFSFKNVIRLTSNINHFSQELRKERISGNLDAPEGGFDAILQTAVCKDKIGWRKDSTHLLVFSTESAFHYEADGTNVLAGILARNDEQCHLDSHGTYVYDTKQDYPSVPTLVRLLGQHNIIPIFAVTNHSYSYYEKLHKYFPISEIGELQEDSSNIVELLRTAFERIRSKMDIRADFTPKALKTEFTSLEFEKTESGSFNITRGKVSKFHMHVKALEYVGGQHVCSLPEKDRQGVIHVKPTSLSDSLTVSTAVICDVCPCEQQQELDSPKCSFHGNFVCGQCICHPGWRGDTCDCSPASSPNNEACIRPGDVEPCSGRGECLCGKCQCYSEDQTLRFDGAFCEFDVLQCPRTSGFLCNDRGRCSRGACVCESGWEGPGCECPTSNDTCIDSRGGICNNHGRCECGRCICDMASLYTSSTCEISYSLGFQAVCESIRDCVRCQTWGTGNLKGNCSSCHLQIQMVEELKKEEAGEYCSFQDEDDDCTYHYTLEGDPSVLPNTTVPVQKNKECPPGSFFWLIPLLIFLILLLGLLLLLCWKFCACCKACLALLPCCARGRTVGFKEDHYMLRQSLMSSDHLDTPLVRSGSLKGRDTVRWKIHNNVHKQGVTSPAATNAKDLIPYGLSLRLARLFTQNLMKPDTREFEQLRKEVEENLNEVFKHIPGCHKVQQTKFRLQPNSGKRQDHTIVDTVLTAPYSAKPDIIKVVEKHVSHEAFNDLKVAPGYYTVTSDQDAQGMVEFQEAVELVDVRVPLFIRDDDDDEKQLQVEAIEVPNGIAKIGRRVVNITIIKEQASSLITFLQPAYSHSRFDKLAKIPVLREIIDNGKSQVTYRTRDLTAKNGRDYIFTEGELVFQPGETRKEVQVPLLELTEIDTLLNNCQLKQFAIDLLHPKYGAKIGRYPQTTVTIADPELVDGVPSMTGLAQVPQSPKGRLSAPFNPDARALSSREISFNWFPPPGKPLGYKVKYWIQGDPESEAHLLDVKTPSAELTNLYPFCDYEMQVCAYNGVGEGTYSDIIHCRTLEEVPSEPGRLAFNVVSSTVTQLSWAEPAETNGVITAYEVSYGLVNEDNVPIGPVKKVLVEDPRKRMVLIENLRESQPYRYMVKARNGAGWGPEREATINLATQPKRPMSIPIIPDVPIIDAEGGEDYDSYLMYSTDVLRSPAGSKRPSVSDDSEHLMNGRVDFSFPSSGSGTLTRTANTSYHQLSSHMHQEHRVMGSSSLTRDYSTMLMGHDYPGTLLPPIHEDAGRTLLRPRDVGFRSRAKVKGYYPSIGCRDSIIMTDGSAGMCKYIDSRKPLGIPDTPTRLVFSALGPTSLKVSWQEPRCEKEVQGYSVQYQLLNGGEVHRITIPNPSQNSVVVEDLLPNHSYIFKVKAQSEEGWGPEREGVITIESQVDPQSPLSPVPGTPFTLSTPCAPGPLVFTALSPDSLHLSWERPREPNGPILGYRITCERLHGGGEPRTIYVEGDNLETTLTVPHLSENVPYKFKVQANTTQGFGPEREGLITIESQDRGAFSQFGGQQYMREVYKFPTEYTTKTSISHSSLDPHFTDGMLVTTQRVENSSSTLTQEFVSHTVMASGTLTQQVERQFYEA; encoded by the exons ATGAG GAGGAAGATGATGAATGTGCTGCCACGGGcgtgtgccaggctgctcctcctgtccctgctctgcgCCACCGGTGTCTGCCAATGGAGCAAAA ACAACCGCTGTGTGCTGTCTCGGGCAAAGAGCTGCACCGAGTGCATCCGGGTGGATAAGGACTGCTCCTTCTGCACCGACGAG AGCTTTGAAGAGCCGCGCTGTGACCTGCGGGAGAACCTGCTGCGCTCCGGCTGCGGCGATGCCAGCATCGTGTACACCCAGGGAGAGATGAGGACACTGAAG AATTCCAGTATCAACGTGTCCCTGCAGAGGacccaggtgtccccccaggCCATGTACATGAGGCTGCGGGCTGGCGAGGAGATGAGCTTCAACATGGATGTCTTCCAGCCCAAAGAGAGCCCTGTGGATCTCTACATCCTCATGGACTTCTCCTACTCCATGTCCGATGATCTGGACAACCTCAAAAGCATGGGGCATAACCTAG CGGACTTCCTGCAAGCCCTGACTTCCAATTACACCATCGGATTTGGCAAGTTTGTGGACAAAGTCTCATCCCCTCAGACAGACATGAGACCCGAAAA GCTGCGTGAGCCCTGGCACAATGCCGATTCCCCGTTCTCCTTCAAGAACGTCATCCGCCTGACCAGCAACATCAACCACTTCAGCCAGGAGCTCCGCAAGGAGCGCATCTCCGGCAACCTGGATGCCCCCGAGGGCGGCTTTGATGCCATCCTGCAGACAGCTGTTTGCAAG GATAAGATTGGCTGGAGAAAGGACAGCACTCACCTGCTCGTGTTCTCCACCGAGTCTGCCTTTCACTATGAAGCTGATGGTACCAACGTCCTGGCAGGGATCCTGGCGAGGAATGACGAGCAGTGTCACCTGGACAGCCACGGCACCTACGTGTATGACACCAAGCAGGACTATCCTTCAGTGCCCACCCTCGTGCGCCTCTTGGGCCAGCACAACATCATCCCCATATTTGCTGTCACCAACCACTCCTACAGCTACTACGAG AAGCTGCACAAGTATTTCCCCATCTCCGAGATCGGGGAGCTCCAGGAAGACTCTTCCAACATCGTGGAGTTGCTCCGCACAGCCTTTGAG CGCATCCGCTCCAAGATGGACATCCGGGCTGACTTCACCCCCAAAGCCCTGAAGACAGAGTTCACCTCCCTGGAATTTGAAAAGACAGAATCTGGCTCCTTCAACATCACCCGTGGAAAAGTG AGCAAGTTCCACATGCACGTGAAGGCTCTGGAGTACGTTGGTGGGCAGCATGTCTGCAGCCTCCCCGAGAAGGACCGGCAAGGAGTCATCCATGTGAAACCCACGTCCCTGAGCGACAGCCTCACGGTGTCAACTGCTGTCATCTGCGACGTGTGTCCCTGTGAACAG CAACAAGAGCTGGACTCGCCCAAGTGTAGTTTCCATGGGAACTTTGTGTGTGGACAGTGCATCTGCCACCCGGGCTG GCGAGGGGACACGTGCGACTGCTCCCCGGCCTCATCCCCCAACAACGAAGCCTGCATCCGCCCTGGGGACGTGGAGCCGTGCTCGGGACGGGGCGAGTGCCTGTGCGGGAAGTGCCAGTGCTACTCCGAGGATCAGACCCTGCGCTTCGACGGCGCCTTCTGCGAGTTCGACGTCCTGCAGTGCCCGCGCACCTCCGGCTTCCTCTGCAACG ATCGTGGCCGCTGCTCCAGGGGTGCCTGCGTGTGCGAGAGCGGCTGGGAGGGCCCGGGCTGTGAATGTCCCACCAGCAACGACACCTGCATCGACAGCCGAGGG GGCATTTGCAATAACCACGGGAGGTGTGAATGTGGCAGATGCATCTGTGACATGGCTTCGCTGTACACCAGCTCCACCTGTGAAATCAGCTACTCTCTG GGCTTCCAGGCTGTGTGTGAGAGCATCCGGGACTGTGTCCGCTGCCAGACCTGGGGGACAGGCAACCTGAAAGggaactgcagctcctgccacctCCAGATCCAGATGGTGGAGGAGCTGAAGAAAG AGGAGGCTGGCGAGTACTGCTCCTTccaggatgaggatgatgacTGCACCTACCACTACACCCTGGAGGGAGACCCCAGTGTCCTCCCCAACACCACTGTCCCTGTGCAGAAGAATAAAG AGTGCCCGCCTGGGAGCTTCTTCTGGCTCATCCCACTGCTCATCTtcctcatcctgctcctggggctgctgctcctgctctgctggaagttCTGTGCCTGTTGCAAG GCTTGCCTGgccctgcttccctgctgcGCACGAG gtCGCACCGTTGGCTTCAAGGAGGACCACTACATGCTCCGCCAGAGCCTCATGTCCTCCGACCACCTGGACACGCCCCTGGTGCGTAGCGGCTCCCTCAAGGGTCGGGACACGGTCCGCTGGAAGATCCACAACAATGTCCACAAGCAGGGCGTCACCTCCCCCGCTGCCACCAACGCCAAGGACCTCA TTCCTTACGGGCTGTCCCTGAGGCTGGCTCGGCTTTTCACGCAGAACTTGATGAAACCGGACACCCGGGAGTTCGAGCAGCTGCGCAAGGAAGTGGAGGAGAAC CTGAACGAGGTTTTCAAGCACATTCCTGGCTGCCACAAGGTCCAGCAGACCAAGTTCAG gTTACAGCCTAATTCTGGGAAAAG gCAGGATCACACCATTGTGGACACAGTGCTCACTGCCCCTTACTCAGCCAAGCCAGACATCATCAAAGTGGTGGAAAAACATGTTTCCCACGAAGCCTTCAATGACCTGAAGGTTGCACCGGGTTATTACACTGTGACCTCAGACCAAG ATGCTCAGGGAATGGTGGAGTTCCAAGAGGCCGTGGAGCTGGTGGACGTCCGTGTCCCACTCTTCATCAGggacgatgatgatgatgagaagcagctgcaggtggaGGCCATCGAGGTCCCCAATGGCATCGCAAAGATTGGGCGCAGGGTTGTCAACATCACCATCATCAAAGAACAAG CCAGCAGCCTCATCACCTTCCTGCAGCCAGCCTATTCCCACAGCCGCTTTGATAAGCTGGCCAAGATCCCTGTCCTCAGGGAGATCATAGACAACGGGAAATCCCAAGTCACCTACAGGACCCGGGATCTCACGGCCAAGAATGGCAGG GACTACATCTTCACGGAAGGTGAGCTGGTCTTCCAGCCTGGGGAGACCCGAAAGGAGGTGCAGGTGCCCTTGCTGGAGCTGACAGAGATAGACACTCTCCTCAACAACTGCCAGCTCAAGCAATTTGCTATCGACCTCCTTCACCCCAAGTACGGCGCCAAGATTGGTCGCTACCCCCAGACCACGGTGACCATTGCTGACCCAG agctggtggATGGTGTCCCCTCGATGACTGGCCTGGCCCAGGTCCCCCAGTCCCCCAAAGGCCGCCTGAGTGCACCGTTTAATCCCGATGCCCGTGCTCTCAGCTCCAGGGAAATCAGCTTCAACTGGTTTCCTCCACCAGGAAAACCCCTGGGGTACAAG GTGAAATACTGGATCCAGGGGGACCCTGAGTCAGAAGCCCATCTCCTTGATGTCAAAACCCCATCAGCAGAGCTGACAAACCTTTACCCGTTCTGCGACTATGAGATGCAAGTCTGTGCCTACAACGGCGTGGGAGAAGGGACTTACTCGGACATCATCCACTGCCGCACGCTGGAGGAGG TGCCCAGCGAGCCCGGGCGCTTGGCTTTCAACGTCGTGTCTTCCACCGTGacccagctgagctgggccgAGCCTGCAGAAACCAACGGGGTGATCACAGCCTACGAAGTCAGCTATGGGCTTGTCAATGAGGACAACG TACCCATTGGGCCCGTGAAGAAGGTGCTGGTTGAAGACCCCAGGAAGCGCATGGTGCTGATCGAGAACCTGCGCGAGTCGCAGCCCTACCGCTACATGGTGAAGGCCAGGAACGGCGCGGGCTGGGGGCCCGAGAGAGAAGCCACCATCAACCTCGCCACGCAACCCAAACGCCCCATGTCCA TCCCCATCATCCCTGATGTCCCCATCATTGATGCAGAGGGAGGTGAGGACTATGACAGCTACCTGATGTACAGCACAGACGTGCTCCGCTCTCCGGCCGGCAGCAAGAGGCCCAGTGTCTCTGATGATTCAG AGCACTTGATGAATGGCCGAGTGGacttctccttccccagcagtggcagtggcacCTTGACCAGGACAGCCAACACCAGTTACCACCAGCTGAGCTCCCACATGCACCAGGAGCACAGGGTGATGGGCAGCTCCTCACTGACAAGAGATTACTCCACAATGCTGATGGGGCACG ATTACCCGGGGACACTCCTCCCTCCCATCCATGAAGATGCTGGGAGGACACTCCTCCGGCCCCGGGACGTGGGTTTCAGGAGCAGGGCAAAGGTGAAGGGTTACTACCCCAGCATTGGCTGCCGGGACTCTATAATCATGACTGATGGGTCCGCAGGGATGTGCAAGTACATAG ACTCAAGGAAGCCACTGGGCATCCCCGACACCCCCACCCGGCTGGTGTTCTCTGCCCTGGGCCCCACATCCCTGAAGGTGAGCTGGCAGGAGCCGCGCTGCGAGAAGGAGGTGCAGGGCTACAGCGTGCAGTACCAGCTCCTCAATGGAG GAGAGGTGCACAGGATCACCATCCCCAACCCCAGCCAGAACTCAGTGGTGGTGGAGGACCTGCTGCCCAACCACTCCTACATCTTCAAGGTGAAGGCGCAGAGCGAGGAGGGCTGGGGCCCCGAGAGGGAGGGAGTCATCACCATTGAGTCCCAGGTGGACCCGCAGAGCCCGCTCAGTCCCGTGCCAG GCACCCCCTTCACCCTGAGcaccccctgtgcccctggACCACTGGTTTTCACTGCCCTCAGCCCGGATTCTCTGCACCTCAGCTGGGAGAGACCCCGCGAGCCCAATGGGCCCATCCTGGGCTACAGGATCACCTGTGAGAGGCTGCATGGAGGAG GGGAGCCCAGAACAATCTATGTTGAAGGAGACAACCTGGAAACCACCCTGACTGTGCCCCACCTGAGTGAGAATGTCCCGTACAAGTTCAAAGTGCAAGCCAACACCACCCAAGGCTTCGGGCCAGAGAGAGAAGGCCTCATCACCATTGAATCTCAGGACAGAG gTGCTTTCTCCCAGTTTGGAGGACAGCAGTACATGCGAGAAGTTTACAAATTCCCCACTGAATACACCACCAAAACCAGCATCAGCCATTCCTCTCTGGATCCCCACTTCACAG ACGGGATGCTGGTGACCACCCAGCGTGTGGAGAACTCCAGCAGCACCCTCACCCAGGAGTTTGTGAGCCACACGGTGATGGCCAGCGGGACCCTCACCCAGCAGGTGGAGAGGCAGTTCTACGAGGCCTGA
- the ITGB4 gene encoding integrin beta-4 isoform X4, with protein MRRKMMNVLPRACARLLLLSLLCATGVCQWSKNNRCVLSRAKSCTECIRVDKDCSFCTDESFEEPRCDLRENLLRSGCGDASIVYTQGEMRTLKNSSINVSLQRTQVSPQAMYMRLRAGEEMSFNMDVFQPKESPVDLYILMDFSYSMSDDLDNLKSMGHNLADFLQALTSNYTIGFGKFVDKVSSPQTDMRPEKLREPWHNADSPFSFKNVIRLTSNINHFSQELRKERISGNLDAPEGGFDAILQTAVCKDKIGWRKDSTHLLVFSTESAFHYEADGTNVLAGILARNDEQCHLDSHGTYVYDTKQDYPSVPTLVRLLGQHNIIPIFAVTNHSYSYYEKLHKYFPISEIGELQEDSSNIVELLRTAFERIRSKMDIRADFTPKALKTEFTSLEFEKTESGSFNITRGKVSKFHMHVKALEYVGGQHVCSLPEKDRQGVIHVKPTSLSDSLTVSTAVICDVCPCEQQQELDSPKCSFHGNFVCGQCICHPGWRGDTCDCSPASSPNNEACIRPGDVEPCSGRGECLCGKCQCYSEDQTLRFDGAFCEFDVLQCPRTSGFLCNDRGRCSRGACVCESGWEGPGCECPTSNDTCIDSRGGICNNHGRCECGRCICDMASLYTSSTCEISYSLGFQAVCESIRDCVRCQTWGTGNLKGNCSSCHLQIQMVEELKKGNVRSRAGHSQHVVSPVCPAPCGCARRPAPQVFPGPGDFTTMSPLPTEEAGEYCSFQDEDDDCTYHYTLEGDPSVLPNTTVPVQKNKECPPGSFFWLIPLLIFLILLLGLLLLLCWKFCACCKACLALLPCCARGSDPAPGSAGRTVGFKEDHYMLRQSLMSSDHLDTPLVRSGSLKGRDTVRWKIHNNVHKQGVTSPAATNAKDLIPYGLSLRLARLFTQNLMKPDTREFEQLRKEVEENLNEVFKHIPGCHKVQQTKFRLQPNSGKRQDHTIVDTVLTAPYSAKPDIIKVVEKHVSHEAFNDLKVAPGYYTVTSDQGREQSLALAPGWVQGVISHLSPLSFPPDAQGMVEFQEAVELVDVRVPLFIRDDDDDEKQLQVEAIEVPNGIAKIGRRVVNITIIKEQASSLITFLQPAYSHSRFDKLAKIPVLREIIDNGKSQVTYRTRDLTAKNGRDYIFTEGELVFQPGETRKEVQVPLLELTEIDTLLNNCQLKQFAIDLLHPKYGAKIGRYPQTTVTIADPELVDGVPSMTGLAQVPQSPKGRLSAPFNPDARALSSREISFNWFPPPGKPLGYKVKYWIQGDPESEAHLLDVKTPSAELTNLYPFCDYEMQVCAYNGVGEGTYSDIIHCRTLEEVPSEPGRLAFNVVSSTVTQLSWAEPAETNGVITAYEVSYGLVNEDNVPIGPVKKVLVEDPRKRMVLIENLRESQPYRYMVKARNGAGWGPEREATINLATQPKRPMSSECQPGQGAEGQEQGRAPHHPNCFHTSCLLCCSSHPGNAEGQPEHCVVFCCLSIMALSTSPAVPIIPDVPIIDAEGGEDYDSYLMYSTDVLRSPAGSKRPSVSDDSEHLMNGRVDFSFPSSGSGTLTRTANTSYHQLSSHMHQEHRVMGSSSLTRDYSTMLMGHDYPGTLLPPIHEDAGRTLLRPRDVGFRSRAKVKGYYPSIGCRDSIIMTDGSAGMCKYIDSRKPLGIPDTPTRLVFSALGPTSLKVSWQEPRCEKEVQGYSVQYQLLNGGEVHRITIPNPSQNSVVVEDLLPNHSYIFKVKAQSEEGWGPEREGVITIESQVDPQSPLSPVPGTPFTLSTPCAPGPLVFTALSPDSLHLSWERPREPNGPILGYRITCERLHGGGEPRTIYVEGDNLETTLTVPHLSENVPYKFKVQANTTQGFGPEREGLITIESQDRGAFSQFGGQQYMREVYKFPTEYTTKTSISHSSLDPHFTDGMLVTTQRVENSSSTLTQEFVSHTVMASGTLTQQVERQFYEA; from the exons ATGAG GAGGAAGATGATGAATGTGCTGCCACGGGcgtgtgccaggctgctcctcctgtccctgctctgcgCCACCGGTGTCTGCCAATGGAGCAAAA ACAACCGCTGTGTGCTGTCTCGGGCAAAGAGCTGCACCGAGTGCATCCGGGTGGATAAGGACTGCTCCTTCTGCACCGACGAG AGCTTTGAAGAGCCGCGCTGTGACCTGCGGGAGAACCTGCTGCGCTCCGGCTGCGGCGATGCCAGCATCGTGTACACCCAGGGAGAGATGAGGACACTGAAG AATTCCAGTATCAACGTGTCCCTGCAGAGGacccaggtgtccccccaggCCATGTACATGAGGCTGCGGGCTGGCGAGGAGATGAGCTTCAACATGGATGTCTTCCAGCCCAAAGAGAGCCCTGTGGATCTCTACATCCTCATGGACTTCTCCTACTCCATGTCCGATGATCTGGACAACCTCAAAAGCATGGGGCATAACCTAG CGGACTTCCTGCAAGCCCTGACTTCCAATTACACCATCGGATTTGGCAAGTTTGTGGACAAAGTCTCATCCCCTCAGACAGACATGAGACCCGAAAA GCTGCGTGAGCCCTGGCACAATGCCGATTCCCCGTTCTCCTTCAAGAACGTCATCCGCCTGACCAGCAACATCAACCACTTCAGCCAGGAGCTCCGCAAGGAGCGCATCTCCGGCAACCTGGATGCCCCCGAGGGCGGCTTTGATGCCATCCTGCAGACAGCTGTTTGCAAG GATAAGATTGGCTGGAGAAAGGACAGCACTCACCTGCTCGTGTTCTCCACCGAGTCTGCCTTTCACTATGAAGCTGATGGTACCAACGTCCTGGCAGGGATCCTGGCGAGGAATGACGAGCAGTGTCACCTGGACAGCCACGGCACCTACGTGTATGACACCAAGCAGGACTATCCTTCAGTGCCCACCCTCGTGCGCCTCTTGGGCCAGCACAACATCATCCCCATATTTGCTGTCACCAACCACTCCTACAGCTACTACGAG AAGCTGCACAAGTATTTCCCCATCTCCGAGATCGGGGAGCTCCAGGAAGACTCTTCCAACATCGTGGAGTTGCTCCGCACAGCCTTTGAG CGCATCCGCTCCAAGATGGACATCCGGGCTGACTTCACCCCCAAAGCCCTGAAGACAGAGTTCACCTCCCTGGAATTTGAAAAGACAGAATCTGGCTCCTTCAACATCACCCGTGGAAAAGTG AGCAAGTTCCACATGCACGTGAAGGCTCTGGAGTACGTTGGTGGGCAGCATGTCTGCAGCCTCCCCGAGAAGGACCGGCAAGGAGTCATCCATGTGAAACCCACGTCCCTGAGCGACAGCCTCACGGTGTCAACTGCTGTCATCTGCGACGTGTGTCCCTGTGAACAG CAACAAGAGCTGGACTCGCCCAAGTGTAGTTTCCATGGGAACTTTGTGTGTGGACAGTGCATCTGCCACCCGGGCTG GCGAGGGGACACGTGCGACTGCTCCCCGGCCTCATCCCCCAACAACGAAGCCTGCATCCGCCCTGGGGACGTGGAGCCGTGCTCGGGACGGGGCGAGTGCCTGTGCGGGAAGTGCCAGTGCTACTCCGAGGATCAGACCCTGCGCTTCGACGGCGCCTTCTGCGAGTTCGACGTCCTGCAGTGCCCGCGCACCTCCGGCTTCCTCTGCAACG ATCGTGGCCGCTGCTCCAGGGGTGCCTGCGTGTGCGAGAGCGGCTGGGAGGGCCCGGGCTGTGAATGTCCCACCAGCAACGACACCTGCATCGACAGCCGAGGG GGCATTTGCAATAACCACGGGAGGTGTGAATGTGGCAGATGCATCTGTGACATGGCTTCGCTGTACACCAGCTCCACCTGTGAAATCAGCTACTCTCTG GGCTTCCAGGCTGTGTGTGAGAGCATCCGGGACTGTGTCCGCTGCCAGACCTGGGGGACAGGCAACCTGAAAGggaactgcagctcctgccacctCCAGATCCAGATGGTGGAGGAGCTGAAGAAAGGTAACgtgagaagcagagctgggcacagccagcatgTGGTGTCTCCTGTGTGCCCTGCTCCGTGTGGGTGTGCACGTAGGCCTGCTCCCCAAGTCTTTCCTGGCCCTGGTGACTTCACAACCAtgtcccctctccccacagAGGAGGCTGGCGAGTACTGCTCCTTccaggatgaggatgatgacTGCACCTACCACTACACCCTGGAGGGAGACCCCAGTGTCCTCCCCAACACCACTGTCCCTGTGCAGAAGAATAAAG AGTGCCCGCCTGGGAGCTTCTTCTGGCTCATCCCACTGCTCATCTtcctcatcctgctcctggggctgctgctcctgctctgctggaagttCTGTGCCTGTTGCAAG GCTTGCCTGgccctgcttccctgctgcGCACGAG GCTCTGACCCCgcccctggctctgcaggtCGCACCGTTGGCTTCAAGGAGGACCACTACATGCTCCGCCAGAGCCTCATGTCCTCCGACCACCTGGACACGCCCCTGGTGCGTAGCGGCTCCCTCAAGGGTCGGGACACGGTCCGCTGGAAGATCCACAACAATGTCCACAAGCAGGGCGTCACCTCCCCCGCTGCCACCAACGCCAAGGACCTCA TTCCTTACGGGCTGTCCCTGAGGCTGGCTCGGCTTTTCACGCAGAACTTGATGAAACCGGACACCCGGGAGTTCGAGCAGCTGCGCAAGGAAGTGGAGGAGAAC CTGAACGAGGTTTTCAAGCACATTCCTGGCTGCCACAAGGTCCAGCAGACCAAGTTCAG gTTACAGCCTAATTCTGGGAAAAG gCAGGATCACACCATTGTGGACACAGTGCTCACTGCCCCTTACTCAGCCAAGCCAGACATCATCAAAGTGGTGGAAAAACATGTTTCCCACGAAGCCTTCAATGACCTGAAGGTTGCACCGGGTTATTACACTGTGACCTCAGACCAAGGtagggagcagagcctggcactggCTCCTGGCTGGGTACAGGGGGTTATTTCTCACCTCTCACCCTTGTCTTTTCCCCCAGATGCTCAGGGAATGGTGGAGTTCCAAGAGGCCGTGGAGCTGGTGGACGTCCGTGTCCCACTCTTCATCAGggacgatgatgatgatgagaagcagctgcaggtggaGGCCATCGAGGTCCCCAATGGCATCGCAAAGATTGGGCGCAGGGTTGTCAACATCACCATCATCAAAGAACAAG CCAGCAGCCTCATCACCTTCCTGCAGCCAGCCTATTCCCACAGCCGCTTTGATAAGCTGGCCAAGATCCCTGTCCTCAGGGAGATCATAGACAACGGGAAATCCCAAGTCACCTACAGGACCCGGGATCTCACGGCCAAGAATGGCAGG GACTACATCTTCACGGAAGGTGAGCTGGTCTTCCAGCCTGGGGAGACCCGAAAGGAGGTGCAGGTGCCCTTGCTGGAGCTGACAGAGATAGACACTCTCCTCAACAACTGCCAGCTCAAGCAATTTGCTATCGACCTCCTTCACCCCAAGTACGGCGCCAAGATTGGTCGCTACCCCCAGACCACGGTGACCATTGCTGACCCAG agctggtggATGGTGTCCCCTCGATGACTGGCCTGGCCCAGGTCCCCCAGTCCCCCAAAGGCCGCCTGAGTGCACCGTTTAATCCCGATGCCCGTGCTCTCAGCTCCAGGGAAATCAGCTTCAACTGGTTTCCTCCACCAGGAAAACCCCTGGGGTACAAG GTGAAATACTGGATCCAGGGGGACCCTGAGTCAGAAGCCCATCTCCTTGATGTCAAAACCCCATCAGCAGAGCTGACAAACCTTTACCCGTTCTGCGACTATGAGATGCAAGTCTGTGCCTACAACGGCGTGGGAGAAGGGACTTACTCGGACATCATCCACTGCCGCACGCTGGAGGAGG TGCCCAGCGAGCCCGGGCGCTTGGCTTTCAACGTCGTGTCTTCCACCGTGacccagctgagctgggccgAGCCTGCAGAAACCAACGGGGTGATCACAGCCTACGAAGTCAGCTATGGGCTTGTCAATGAGGACAACG TACCCATTGGGCCCGTGAAGAAGGTGCTGGTTGAAGACCCCAGGAAGCGCATGGTGCTGATCGAGAACCTGCGCGAGTCGCAGCCCTACCGCTACATGGTGAAGGCCAGGAACGGCGCGGGCTGGGGGCCCGAGAGAGAAGCCACCATCAACCTCGCCACGCAACCCAAACGCCCCATGTCCAGTGAgtgccagcctgggcagggggcagagggacaggagcaggggagaGCTCCCCATCACCCCAACTGCTTCCACACCTCctgtttgctctgctgctccagccatcCTGGCAATGCTGAGGGCCAGCCTGAGCATTGTGTGGTTTTTTGCTGCTTGTCTATAATGGCACTTTCCACCTCTCCTGCAGTCCCCATCATCCCTGATGTCCCCATCATTGATGCAGAGGGAGGTGAGGACTATGACAGCTACCTGATGTACAGCACAGACGTGCTCCGCTCTCCGGCCGGCAGCAAGAGGCCCAGTGTCTCTGATGATTCAG AGCACTTGATGAATGGCCGAGTGGacttctccttccccagcagtggcagtggcacCTTGACCAGGACAGCCAACACCAGTTACCACCAGCTGAGCTCCCACATGCACCAGGAGCACAGGGTGATGGGCAGCTCCTCACTGACAAGAGATTACTCCACAATGCTGATGGGGCACG ATTACCCGGGGACACTCCTCCCTCCCATCCATGAAGATGCTGGGAGGACACTCCTCCGGCCCCGGGACGTGGGTTTCAGGAGCAGGGCAAAGGTGAAGGGTTACTACCCCAGCATTGGCTGCCGGGACTCTATAATCATGACTGATGGGTCCGCAGGGATGTGCAAGTACATAG ACTCAAGGAAGCCACTGGGCATCCCCGACACCCCCACCCGGCTGGTGTTCTCTGCCCTGGGCCCCACATCCCTGAAGGTGAGCTGGCAGGAGCCGCGCTGCGAGAAGGAGGTGCAGGGCTACAGCGTGCAGTACCAGCTCCTCAATGGAG GAGAGGTGCACAGGATCACCATCCCCAACCCCAGCCAGAACTCAGTGGTGGTGGAGGACCTGCTGCCCAACCACTCCTACATCTTCAAGGTGAAGGCGCAGAGCGAGGAGGGCTGGGGCCCCGAGAGGGAGGGAGTCATCACCATTGAGTCCCAGGTGGACCCGCAGAGCCCGCTCAGTCCCGTGCCAG GCACCCCCTTCACCCTGAGcaccccctgtgcccctggACCACTGGTTTTCACTGCCCTCAGCCCGGATTCTCTGCACCTCAGCTGGGAGAGACCCCGCGAGCCCAATGGGCCCATCCTGGGCTACAGGATCACCTGTGAGAGGCTGCATGGAGGAG GGGAGCCCAGAACAATCTATGTTGAAGGAGACAACCTGGAAACCACCCTGACTGTGCCCCACCTGAGTGAGAATGTCCCGTACAAGTTCAAAGTGCAAGCCAACACCACCCAAGGCTTCGGGCCAGAGAGAGAAGGCCTCATCACCATTGAATCTCAGGACAGAG gTGCTTTCTCCCAGTTTGGAGGACAGCAGTACATGCGAGAAGTTTACAAATTCCCCACTGAATACACCACCAAAACCAGCATCAGCCATTCCTCTCTGGATCCCCACTTCACAG ACGGGATGCTGGTGACCACCCAGCGTGTGGAGAACTCCAGCAGCACCCTCACCCAGGAGTTTGTGAGCCACACGGTGATGGCCAGCGGGACCCTCACCCAGCAGGTGGAGAGGCAGTTCTACGAGGCCTGA